Proteins from a genomic interval of Scylla paramamosain isolate STU-SP2022 chromosome 26, ASM3559412v1, whole genome shotgun sequence:
- the LOC135113879 gene encoding uncharacterized protein LOC135113879 isoform X3, whose amino-acid sequence MRLVVVVVVVMALPSCLQWTTSASLHPKRQEWSVVGAVESVLTSHAPCQHACLLLADQHELEVMQAPRGVRVLRAVGGSVNGSDASHGRLRETVDGVRELGEVWQCLVVVVVSDDPAFLAAFAHLSLRRHALRWSTRILVLTRLPLSHLGGLHGLLSNRNAMLLRIQDHKTSRSVRRVGVFVWQPYSAPDSTPLRVATWTPHGRLTLASHMSLFPDKFSVFSSAPRLKVVVELLPAHSLSWVDDAGEPGGRRLEYTGT is encoded by the exons AtgagattggtggtggtggtggtggtggtgatggctctGCCGTCCTGCCTACAATGGACAACTTCAGCATCTCTTCATCCAA AGAGACAGGAGTGGAGCGTGGTGGGGGCGGTGGAGTCAGTGCTCACCAGCCACGCCCCGTGCCAGCACGCTTGCCTGCTGCTTGCTGACCAACATGAG TTGGAGGTGATGCAAGCGCCGCGGGGCGTCAGAGTGCTGCGGGCGGTAGGCGGCAGCGTCAACGGTTCTGATGCAAGCCACGGCCGCCTCAGGGAGACGGTTGACGGGGTTCGTGAG CTAGGAGAGGTGTGGCagtgcctggtggtggtggtggtgagtgatgacCCAGCCTTCCTCGCCGCCTTCGCTCACCTGTCACTCAGGCGTCACGCCCTCAGGTGGTCCACGAGGATCCTTGTCCTCACTCGCCTCCCTCTCAGCCACCTTGGCGGCCTGCATGGCCTTCTCTCCAACAGGAACGCCATGCTGCTCCGAATCCAAGATCATAAAACTTCCAG ATCTGTCAGGCGGGTGGGCGTGTTCGTGTGGCAGCCGTACAGCGCCCCCGACAGCACGCCCCTGAGGGTGGCCACCTGGACGCCGCACGGGAGGCTGACTCTCGCCTCTCAcatgtctctcttccctgataAGTTCTCAGT GTTTAGCTCCGCGCCGCGCCTGAAGGTAGTGGTGGAGCTGCTTCCTGCCCACAGCCTGTCCTGGGTCGACGACGCGGGCGAGCCCGGCGGTCGTCGCCTGGAATACACGGGTACATAA
- the LOC135113879 gene encoding glutamate receptor ionotropic, delta-2-like isoform X1 has product MNFTTTYVLSPERTFGSRMPDGSWTGMIGMVVREEADFSPGPFAFTHVRYESVDYTYAFFYTSVQILSGLSGLETDPWGFLLPLTLQVWAVTLAALLGVLLVLLQFPSCLPGKPLLRGSWSANTFSPVRILLQQDVEWPAEWWWWERLVLGLWMLTVLVLGKSYSSNLMSMLAVRYVPQPFQTLRDVLDHPSVVMIGQKYSGYEQLVRDATFGEMREVAGLEKEGRLEFHTQARYKESLDTLVRAGGHVLVDAGNSLKKLVASDFSNKGRCDFYLSRDGFLPSSFGMVSQKTNPLVHGFNKRTLELSEQGLFDYGMENVPNFTECGNIPRRRWLCHPSLSLTSGECLCCWAGV; this is encoded by the exons ATGAACTTCAC AACTACGTATGTGTTGTCCCCCGAGAGAACCTTCGGCAGCAGAATGCCGGACGGCTCCTGGACCGGCATGATCGGCATGGTGGTGCGGGAG GAAGCGGATTTTTCTCCTGGGCCTTTCGCATTCACTCACGTTCGATACGAATCTGTCGATTACACATATGCATTCTTCTATACAAGCGTACAAATACTTAGCGGTCTCAGTGGACTAGAGACAGATCCGTGGGGCTTCCTGCTGCCCCTCACGCTCCAGGTGTGGGCAGTTACCCTGGCGGCGCTGCTGGGAGTGCTCCTCGTCCTGCTTCAGTTTCCATCCTGCCTGCCCGGCAAACCGCTCCTTCGCGGCAGCTGGTCCGCCAACACCTTCAGCCCCGTGCGAATCCTCCTGCAGCAAG ACGTGGAGTGGCCagcggagtggtggtggtgggagcgtCTGGTGCTGGGGCTGTGGATGCTGACGGTACTGGTGTTAGGAAAGAGTTACTCCAGCAACCTTATGTCCATGCTTGCCGTGAGATACGTGCCACAGCCTTTTCAGACTCTGAGGGACGTCCTGGACCACCCGAGCGTGGTCATGATCGGGCAGAAGTATTCCGGTTACGAACAGCTTGTCAGG GACGCCACATTCGGAGAGATGCGAGAGGTGGCCGGACTGGAGAAGGAGGGTCGCCTGGAGTTCCACACACAGGCGCGCTATAAGGAGAGTCTCGACACCCTGGTGAGGGCGGGCGGCCACGTGCTTGTTGATGCTGGGAACTCTCTGAAGAAGCTTGTTGCCTCAGACTTCAGCAACAAAG ggcgGTGTGACTTTTACCTCTCCAGGGATgggtttcttccttcctcattcggGATGGTAAGCCAAAAGACCAATCCTCTCGTCCATGGATTCAACAAGAG aACTCTGGAATTAAGCGAGCAGGGTTTATTTGACTATGGGATGGAGAACGTTCCAAATTTTACCGAGTGTGGAAACATTCCAAGAAGACGTTGGTTATGtcatccttctctgtctctaaCATCTGG ggagtgtttgtgttgctgggcGGGGGTCTGA
- the LOC135113879 gene encoding uncharacterized protein LOC135113879 isoform X2: protein MRLVVVVVVVMALPSCLQWTTSASLHPKRQEWSVVGAVESVLTSHAPCQHACLLLADQHEELEVMQAPRGVRVLRAVGGSVNGSDASHGRLRETVDGVRELGEVWQCLVVVVVSDDPAFLAAFAHLSLRRHALRWSTRILVLTRLPLSHLGGLHGLLSNRNAMLLRIQDHKTSRSVRRVGVFVWQPYSAPDSTPLRVATWTPHGRLTLASHMSLFPDKFSVFSSAPRLKVVVELLPAHSLSWVDDAGEPGGRRLEYTGT, encoded by the exons AtgagattggtggtggtggtggtggtggtgatggctctGCCGTCCTGCCTACAATGGACAACTTCAGCATCTCTTCATCCAA AGAGACAGGAGTGGAGCGTGGTGGGGGCGGTGGAGTCAGTGCTCACCAGCCACGCCCCGTGCCAGCACGCTTGCCTGCTGCTTGCTGACCAACATGAG GAGTTGGAGGTGATGCAAGCGCCGCGGGGCGTCAGAGTGCTGCGGGCGGTAGGCGGCAGCGTCAACGGTTCTGATGCAAGCCACGGCCGCCTCAGGGAGACGGTTGACGGGGTTCGTGAG CTAGGAGAGGTGTGGCagtgcctggtggtggtggtggtgagtgatgacCCAGCCTTCCTCGCCGCCTTCGCTCACCTGTCACTCAGGCGTCACGCCCTCAGGTGGTCCACGAGGATCCTTGTCCTCACTCGCCTCCCTCTCAGCCACCTTGGCGGCCTGCATGGCCTTCTCTCCAACAGGAACGCCATGCTGCTCCGAATCCAAGATCATAAAACTTCCAG ATCTGTCAGGCGGGTGGGCGTGTTCGTGTGGCAGCCGTACAGCGCCCCCGACAGCACGCCCCTGAGGGTGGCCACCTGGACGCCGCACGGGAGGCTGACTCTCGCCTCTCAcatgtctctcttccctgataAGTTCTCAGT GTTTAGCTCCGCGCCGCGCCTGAAGGTAGTGGTGGAGCTGCTTCCTGCCCACAGCCTGTCCTGGGTCGACGACGCGGGCGAGCCCGGCGGTCGTCGCCTGGAATACACGGGTACATAA